The Myxococcota bacterium DNA segment AGCCGCGCTGCCCGCACGGCACACCTGCGGCGTGCCTTCCGTGGAGGAATCACATGTCACTCGCACTCTCTGAAGAGCAGGAGCTGCTGCGCAACACCGCGCGTGAGTTCATCGCCGAGCACTCGCCGGTGAAGGAGCTGCGCCGCTTGCGCGACTCGAACGACCCGGTCGGCTTCTCGCGCGAGCTGTGGAGTCAGATGGCGGAGCTCGGCTGGGCGGGCATCGTCCTGCCCGAGGAGCACGGCGGCGCCGACCTGGGCTACGCGGAGCTCGGCATCGTGCTCGAGGAGTGCGGGCGCACGCTCGCCGCGACCCCCCTCTTCTCGACGCTCCTCCTGGGCGCGAACGCGCTCTTGCTGGCCGGCGACGGCACGCAGCGCAAGGAGATCCTCGCGCGCGTAGCCAAGGGCGAGGCGATCCTCGCGCTCGCGCTCCAGGAAGGCGCGCACCACGCGCCGTACCAGGTGGCGACCCGCGCCGAGGCCAGCCGCGACGGCTACAAGCTCACGGGCAAGAAGACCTTCGTGCAGGACGGCCACGTGGCGGACCAGACCGTGGTGGTCGCGCGCGTGTCCGGCAAGCCCGGCGAGCGCGACGGGCTGGCGCTGTTCCTCGTGCCCAAGAACGCGCGCGGGCTCCAGGTGACTCGCACGGTCATGGTCGACGGCCGCAACGCGGCGCAGCTCCAGCTCGACGGCGTCGAGGTCGACCGCTCGGCGGCGATCGGCACGGTGGGCCGCGGGGCCGACGTGCTCGACCCGGTGCTCGACCGCGCGACGATCGGCCTGTGCGCCGAGACGCTGGGCACGGTCGCCGAGGCCTTCGAGCGCACCGTGAGCTACCTGAAGACGCGCAAGCAGTTCGGCGTGGCGATCGGCAGCTTCCAGGCGCTGAAGCACCGCGCCGCGGTGATGTTCACCGAGGTGGAGCTCTCGCGCTCGATCGTGCTCGACGCGCTGCGCGCGATCGACGAGAAGCGCCCCGACGTGCCCCTCCTGGCCTCGGTCGCCAAGGCGCGCCTCTCCGACACCGCCTTCCTGGTCGGCAACGAGGCCGTGCAGATGCACGGCGGCATCGGAGTCACCGACGAGGAGGAGATCGGCCTGTTCCTGAAGCGCGCGCGCGTCGCGGAGCTCACGCTGGGTGACGCGGCCTACCACCGCGCGCGCTTCGCGGCGCTGTCGGGGTTCTAGGCCTTCGCGAAGGCCGCCCTGAGCGAGGCCCGCAAGCGGCGAAGCCGCGCGCAGCGAGCCGCAGGCGAGCGAAGTCAGTCAGGGCTTCGCGAAGGCCGCCCTGAGCGAGGCCCGCAAGCGGCGTAGCCGCGCGCAGCGAGCCGCAGGCGAGCGAAGTCAGTCAGTATCGGATCAGTGAGGAATCGCAGCCTGGCACTGCTGCGGCAGGCTGGCGGCGAGCCCGGCCACCGCGCGCCGGATCACGACCACGTCGAGGACGTCGCACACGGTCGCCGTGCCGCCGGCCACCGAGCACTTGTCGAGCGCGGACTGATTGAACGGCACGCCGCTGGGGTTCGCGAGGTGCGCTCGGTACAGGGTCACGTCGCCCTGGTCGACGATGCCTTCGCCGCTCACGTCGCCGCACTGACACACGTTGCCGATGCCGTCGGGGATCGCGAACCCGATGCCGCCCGCATCTTCCTGGCCGGGGTTCGACACATAGGGGCAGTTGTCGGCGGCGTTGCAGGTGCCGTCGGTGTCGCCGTCGGGGGCGGGCGAGCCCGCGCAGGTGCCGCCCGAGCAGACGTCGCCCAGGGTGCAGACGTGCCCGTCGTTGCAGGACGTGCCGTTCAACGGCGCCGGGTTGAACACGCACAGGCCCGTGGACGGATTGCAGCTGTCGGCCGTGCAGCCGTTCGAGTCATTGCACACCGTGGCGCTGCCGCCGACGCAGACACCCGCGTTGCAGGTGTCGACCTGGGTGCACGCGTTGCCGTCGTTGCACGACGTGCCGTTCATCGGCGCCGGATTGAACACGCAGCCGCTCGACGGGTTGCAGCTGTCGGCCGTGCAGGCGTTCGAGTCGTTGCAGACCAGGGCGGAGCCGCCGCCGCAGCTGCCGGAGCCGTTGCAGGTCTCGCCCGTGGTGCAAGCGTTCGAGTCGCTGCAGGTGGAGCCGGAGGCCGCGAA contains these protein-coding regions:
- a CDS encoding acyl-CoA dehydrogenase: MSLALSEEQELLRNTAREFIAEHSPVKELRRLRDSNDPVGFSRELWSQMAELGWAGIVLPEEHGGADLGYAELGIVLEECGRTLAATPLFSTLLLGANALLLAGDGTQRKEILARVAKGEAILALALQEGAHHAPYQVATRAEASRDGYKLTGKKTFVQDGHVADQTVVVARVSGKPGERDGLALFLVPKNARGLQVTRTVMVDGRNAAQLQLDGVEVDRSAAIGTVGRGADVLDPVLDRATIGLCAETLGTVAEAFERTVSYLKTRKQFGVAIGSFQALKHRAAVMFTEVELSRSIVLDALRAIDEKRPDVPLLASVAKARLSDTAFLVGNEAVQMHGGIGVTDEEEIGLFLKRARVAELTLGDAAYHRARFAALSGF